The DNA sequence TGCCAACGTActcctgaaaaataaaagaaaaactttaCTCCAGATGAATAGATGCGTCACGCTTCCTGTACAGTGAGATGTATTTAACCGTGAAAGGTGATGCTTCTTTAATTCCCTGGACGTCCGTGGTTCTCCTGGCCGTCTCAGGTGAGAGATGCATTTGTGTCGAAAAAACAGCTCGACATCGTGAAGTGACTGTTGGCACCGGGTTCAGTGGCAGCAGGAGGTGAGATGGTGAGTGTTCCCGGAGGAGAGATGCGCATGGGCACCGACGAGGCCGACGGCAGGGACGGAGAGTCTCCGAGCAGGCAGGTCCGGCTGCAGCCCTTCCACATAGACAAGTACCCTGTAACCAACGCTGAGTTCAGGTGCGGCCGCCGCCTGGTCCGGAAACCCCGGTCACGGCTCGAGCTTTGACCTGGAATCCTTCTTGCTGCAGGGATTTTGTGAGAGCAGAGAAGTTTAAAACGGAAGCTGAGAAGTTCGGTTGGAGTTTCGTGTTTCAAGATTTCGTctcagaggagctgaagaacaAAGTCACGCAGAGGATCGAGGTCGGTGAGCTCTCCCCCCCAcgcacacaaatatttgtatttacaaCAAACCACAAAATAAACCTTTCGGTAAGTGAGTTTTCATGCACGTGTAacataaacattaaaatgacgAAACATTCCCCGAGCTTCTCTTATTCATACACTGCTAACCTTGACCTCTTTTCGTAACAAATATGTAACAATAATGGTATGTTTTTCCCAAGAATCTTTGCTATTTTTCCCTTTATTTAGAAAGTCGATGCTCACATTGCCACGTTCTATGAAATTGTGTTGTATTTTCTGTACATATTTCGGTAGGtggatgattattttatttaaaaccgCAGCGATGATGGAATTATGTGTCTGCTCCTGCAGTCTGCCCCCTGGTGGTTGCCCGTGGAAAGAGCGTTTTGGCGACAGGTGAGCTTTTGAAGTCTGGCGTGAACCCCCAGTCTgaccctcccccctcccccctccaaGCCGGCAGGTCCCGGCAGTGGGATCCGAGAGCGCCTGGACTTCCCGGTGGTCCAGGTGAGCTGGAATGACGCCCGGTCCTTCTGCCAGTGGAGCGGGAAGCGGCTGCCCAGCGAGGAGGAGTGGGAGTGGGCGGCCCGCGGCGGGCGGCAAGGTGCGGCGTCCCCGCGCTCTCACCTCTGTCCTGATGTGAGACGATAAGGACAGAAACGCTGGTGGCTGACTCAGCTGTTGGTCTCTAGGTCGCACGTATCCTTGGGGAAACAAGTTCCAGTCCAACAGAACCAACCTGTGGCAGGTCAGTCCTCCGGCTGTGAGGAGACGGCGCCCTCTTCAGCGACGGAGGAGCGTGTCGTCCCAGCCAGCAGCCGCTCATCCGCTCCTTGTTCCCGGTGTGCAGGGCTCCTTCCCGGATGGAGACACGGCAGAGGACGGGCACCACGGCGTGGCCC is a window from the Synchiropus splendidus isolate RoL2022-P1 chromosome 17, RoL_Sspl_1.0, whole genome shotgun sequence genome containing:
- the sumf2 gene encoding inactive C-alpha-formylglycine-generating enzyme 2; this encodes MYLTVKGDASLIPWTSVVLLAVSVAAGGEMVSVPGGEMRMGTDEADGRDGESPSRQVRLQPFHIDKYPVTNAEFRDFVRAEKFKTEAEKFGWSFVFQDFVSEELKNKVTQRIESAPWWLPVERAFWRQPAGPGSGIRERLDFPVVQVSWNDARSFCQWSGKRLPSEEEWEWAARGGRQGRTYPWGNKFQSNRTNLWQGSFPDGDTAEDGHHGVAPVTAFPAQNSYGLFDMMGNTWEWTSSRFPAAQQMFVLRGASWIDTADGSANHKARLTTRMGNTPDSASDNLGFRCVSSDGRSQEL